The proteins below come from a single Kitasatospora sp. NBC_00315 genomic window:
- the leuD gene encoding 3-isopropylmalate dehydratase small subunit: MEKFTVHTGTAVPLRRSNVDTDQITPARFVPYFSWTGHTNILFADWRDDPAFVLNLPEHQGATVLVAGTDFATGSSRESAVWALQRFGFRVVIAPRYGDIFRGNSLMRGLLTVEVPTEVVESLWQRIEEDPGLLITADLERLEVRFDDVVQPFTLDEDARRRFLSGLDPVADTLRFADEIAAYERGRRPALPSTSR, translated from the coding sequence ATGGAGAAGTTCACCGTGCACACCGGCACAGCGGTCCCGCTGCGCCGGAGCAACGTCGACACCGACCAGATCACCCCGGCCCGCTTCGTGCCGTACTTCAGCTGGACCGGGCACACCAACATCCTCTTCGCCGACTGGCGCGACGACCCGGCCTTCGTGCTCAACCTCCCCGAGCACCAGGGGGCGACGGTGCTGGTGGCCGGCACCGACTTCGCCACCGGCTCCTCCCGGGAGTCCGCGGTCTGGGCGCTCCAGCGCTTCGGCTTCCGGGTCGTGATCGCCCCCCGCTACGGGGACATCTTCCGCGGCAACTCGCTGATGCGCGGCCTGTTGACCGTGGAGGTCCCGACCGAGGTCGTGGAGTCGCTCTGGCAGCGGATCGAGGAGGACCCGGGCCTGCTGATCACCGCCGACCTGGAGCGGCTGGAGGTGCGCTTCGACGACGTGGTCCAGCCGTTTACCCTGGACGAGGACGCCCGCCGGCGCTTCCTGTCCGGGCTCGACCCGGTGGCGGACACCCTGCGCTTCGCGGACGAGATCGCCGCGTACGAGCGCGGCCGGCGCCCGGCGCTGCCCTCCACGAGCCGCTGA
- the leuC gene encoding 3-isopropylmalate dehydratase large subunit, with product MSSTLAQKIWDAHTVRRSEAGDDLLYVDLQLLHEVNTPFAFDALRAAGRTVRRPDLTVGTEDHNTPTVAIDKVIQDPAGRRQTTLMRQNCDEFGIKLHRLGDDDQGIVHVIGPELGIVRPGMTIVCCDSHTTTLGAFGAVAFGIGTAQVEHVLATQTLLMRRLKDMAVTIRGALPPGVTAKDVCLALISRIGTAGGQGHVIEYRGEAVSALSMEGRMTLCNMSVEAGSRAGLVAPDETTVEYLRTRPGMLQGAEWEAESAYWRSLRTDDDAVFDKEVVIDADGLSPYVSWGNNPGQSLPLDGRVPAPADFEDVQQRHAAERALEYMGLKPGTAMRDLALDTVFVGSCTNGRIEDLREVAEVLKGRRVADGLHLLIVPGSAPVRRQAVAEGLDRIFEQAGADFRPAAGCSMCAALNEDRLLPGQRAASTSNRNFEGRQGKGARTHLVSPPVAAASAVLGRLASPADL from the coding sequence GTGAGTTCGACCTTGGCGCAAAAGATCTGGGATGCACACACGGTCCGCCGGAGCGAGGCCGGTGACGACCTGCTCTACGTCGACCTGCAGTTGCTGCACGAGGTGAACACCCCGTTCGCCTTCGACGCGCTGCGGGCGGCAGGGCGCACGGTCCGACGGCCCGACCTGACGGTCGGCACCGAGGACCACAACACGCCGACCGTCGCGATCGACAAGGTGATCCAGGATCCGGCCGGCCGCCGGCAGACCACGCTGATGCGGCAGAACTGCGACGAGTTCGGCATCAAGCTGCACCGGCTCGGCGACGACGACCAGGGCATCGTGCACGTGATCGGGCCCGAACTCGGGATCGTCCGGCCGGGCATGACGATCGTCTGCTGCGACTCGCACACCACCACGCTGGGGGCCTTCGGCGCGGTCGCCTTCGGCATCGGGACGGCCCAGGTGGAGCACGTCCTGGCCACCCAGACCCTGCTGATGCGCAGGCTGAAGGACATGGCCGTGACGATCCGCGGCGCCCTGCCGCCGGGCGTCACCGCCAAGGACGTCTGCCTGGCCCTGATCTCGCGGATCGGGACGGCCGGTGGACAGGGCCATGTGATCGAGTACCGCGGCGAGGCGGTCAGCGCCCTGTCGATGGAGGGTCGGATGACCCTGTGCAACATGTCCGTCGAGGCCGGCTCGCGGGCCGGGCTGGTCGCGCCCGACGAGACCACCGTCGAGTATCTCAGGACCCGTCCCGGGATGCTCCAGGGCGCCGAGTGGGAGGCCGAGTCGGCCTACTGGCGCTCGCTGCGCACCGACGACGACGCGGTCTTCGACAAGGAGGTCGTGATCGACGCCGACGGGCTCAGCCCGTACGTCTCCTGGGGCAACAACCCCGGACAGAGCCTGCCGCTGGACGGCCGGGTGCCGGCCCCCGCCGACTTCGAGGACGTCCAGCAACGGCACGCCGCCGAGCGGGCATTGGAGTACATGGGTCTCAAGCCGGGCACCGCCATGCGGGATCTCGCGCTGGACACGGTCTTCGTCGGCTCCTGCACCAACGGCCGGATCGAGGATCTGCGCGAGGTGGCCGAGGTCCTCAAGGGCCGCCGGGTCGCGGACGGCCTGCACCTGCTGATCGTCCCCGGCTCCGCGCCGGTCCGCCGGCAGGCGGTGGCCGAGGGGCTGGACCGGATCTTCGAACAGGCCGGCGCGGACTTCCGTCCGGCCGCCGGCTGCTCGATGTGCGCCGCGCTCAACGAGGACCGGCTGCTGCCGGGCCAGCGCGCGGCCTCCACCAGCAACCGCAACTTCGAGGGCCGGCAGGGCAAGGGCGCCCGCACCCACCTCGTGTCGCCGCCGGTCGCCGCCGCCAGCGCCGTGCTCGGCCGCCTCGCCTCCCCCGCCGACCTCTAG
- a CDS encoding cupin domain-containing protein has product MTTAEQLSGLIPSLFTGLVGEPFTEQEIVFEPLVTDGRASVEIHRLYSTAETGADGPAAAIVRYLPGGTAKPHLHPGYELIYVISGELETDDGVYGPNSLLMMRPGSVHAPRSPHGCIGLAVWERPVQPV; this is encoded by the coding sequence ATGACCACTGCCGAGCAGCTCTCCGGGTTGATCCCGTCCCTCTTCACCGGCCTCGTGGGCGAGCCGTTCACCGAGCAGGAGATCGTCTTCGAGCCGCTGGTGACCGACGGCCGGGCGAGCGTCGAGATCCACCGCCTCTACAGCACCGCCGAGACCGGCGCGGACGGCCCCGCCGCGGCGATCGTCCGCTACCTGCCCGGCGGGACCGCCAAGCCGCACCTGCACCCCGGCTACGAGCTGATCTACGTGATCAGCGGCGAGCTGGAGACGGACGACGGCGTGTACGGGCCGAACAGCCTGCTCATGATGCGCCCCGGCAGCGTGCACGCGCCGCGCAGCCCGCACGGTTGCATCGGCCTGGCCGTCTGGGAGCGTCCGGTCCAGCCGGTCTGA
- a CDS encoding ornithine cyclodeaminase family protein — translation MSAPAPARTHSGAEHAPRFVPEQEVRELFPVSVALPVLREVMAAFSAGEVTQPVRTVLRPPARDGADPGLFGSMPAHVPVEGRYWFGIKSVVVRADNPARGLDTHVGTVTVFAPDTGLPVAVMPASVITELRTAAVSAVATAALARPDADTLAVIGAGAQARAHVGAMLAVRPVRQVSVWARNADRAREFAAWITEVHGLPVTVCDSVREATASAALVCTTTSAREPVLDLADLAPGAHVNAVGACQPGARELSSALVAGAAVFLDSRDAAAGEASELLVPVGEGLIPVDHPRAELGAVLRGTAEGRRSADEITVYLSLGLAVQDVAAGVTVARCAAERDTGATGDTWWSPAV, via the coding sequence GTGAGCGCGCCGGCCCCGGCCCGCACGCACAGCGGCGCCGAGCACGCGCCGCGGTTCGTCCCGGAGCAGGAGGTCCGGGAGCTGTTCCCGGTCTCCGTCGCGCTTCCGGTGCTGCGCGAGGTGATGGCGGCCTTCTCGGCCGGCGAGGTGACCCAGCCGGTCAGGACCGTGCTGCGGCCGCCCGCGCGGGACGGTGCGGACCCGGGCCTGTTCGGCTCGATGCCGGCCCACGTGCCGGTGGAGGGCCGCTACTGGTTCGGCATCAAGAGCGTGGTGGTACGGGCGGACAATCCGGCGCGCGGGCTCGACACCCATGTCGGGACGGTCACCGTGTTCGCCCCCGACACCGGGCTGCCGGTCGCGGTGATGCCCGCGAGCGTCATCACCGAGCTGCGGACCGCCGCGGTCTCCGCGGTCGCGACGGCGGCGCTGGCCCGGCCGGACGCCGACACCCTCGCGGTGATCGGCGCCGGCGCCCAGGCCCGCGCCCACGTCGGCGCGATGCTCGCGGTGCGGCCGGTCCGCCAGGTCTCCGTCTGGGCCCGCAACGCCGACCGGGCGCGGGAGTTCGCCGCCTGGATCACCGAGGTGCACGGCCTGCCCGTGACGGTCTGCGACTCGGTGCGGGAGGCGACCGCGTCGGCCGCCCTGGTGTGCACCACGACCTCCGCGCGGGAGCCGGTGCTCGACCTCGCCGATCTCGCGCCGGGCGCGCACGTCAACGCGGTTGGCGCCTGTCAGCCGGGTGCCCGGGAGCTGTCCTCCGCGCTGGTCGCGGGCGCGGCGGTGTTCCTGGACAGCCGGGACGCCGCCGCCGGTGAGGCGTCCGAGCTGCTCGTCCCGGTCGGCGAGGGCCTGATCCCGGTGGACCACCCCCGTGCCGAGCTGGGCGCGGTCCTGCGCGGCACGGCCGAGGGCCGGCGCAGCGCGGACGAGATCACCGTCTACCTCTCGCTCGGCCTGGCCGTCCAGGACGTCGCGGCCGGTGTCACGGTGGCCAGGTGCGCCGCCGAGCGCGACACGGGTGCGACCGGGGACACCTGGTGGAGCCCCGCCGTCTGA
- a CDS encoding response regulator transcription factor, which translates to MLTRVGPGNRIADAPPPERVVRILLADHDPISRHVLGSALRTTAGVQVAIVDVNAPLTDWPLDRTDLAVLSVGFERECQIVERLTAARVRVLLAGVRWTRQRLDAALGSGVAGCVVKSHRVDQLVTAVLTTAAGHTVLSPELHRLVSPPGPGAPASAALPVQGQLLKLLTDRELEVVHLFIKGLSTTEVATALHVAPATVKSHVSHMLGKLGARNRLEAVLLVQQALEAA; encoded by the coding sequence GTGCTCACTCGTGTGGGTCCGGGCAACCGGATCGCCGACGCTCCACCGCCGGAGCGGGTCGTCCGGATCCTGCTCGCCGACCACGACCCCATCTCGCGGCACGTCCTCGGGAGCGCCCTGCGGACGACCGCCGGGGTGCAGGTCGCCATCGTGGACGTGAACGCCCCGCTCACCGACTGGCCGCTGGACCGCACCGACCTCGCGGTGCTGTCGGTCGGCTTCGAGCGTGAGTGCCAGATCGTCGAGCGGCTGACCGCGGCGAGAGTCCGGGTGCTGCTGGCCGGGGTCCGCTGGACCCGGCAGCGCCTGGACGCGGCGCTGGGCTCCGGAGTGGCGGGGTGCGTGGTGAAGAGCCACCGGGTCGACCAGCTGGTCACCGCGGTCCTCACCACGGCGGCCGGCCACACCGTCCTCAGCCCGGAGCTGCACCGCCTGGTCTCACCGCCGGGCCCGGGCGCGCCGGCCTCGGCGGCTCTTCCCGTCCAGGGCCAGTTGCTGAAACTGCTGACCGACCGGGAGCTGGAGGTGGTCCACCTCTTCATCAAGGGGCTCTCCACCACCGAGGTCGCCACCGCCCTGCATGTCGCGCCCGCCACCGTCAAGAGCCATGTCTCGCACATGCTCGGCAAGTTGGGTGCGCGCAACCGGCTCGAGGCGGTGCTGCTGGTGCAGCAGGCGCTGGAGGCGGCCTAG